The following coding sequences are from one Desulfosporosinus orientis DSM 765 window:
- a CDS encoding adenylosuccinate synthase → MAAVVLIGSQWGDEGKGKITDFLAEKANVVVRYQGGNNAGHTVVANGEEFKLHLIPSGILYADKTCVIGNGVVIDPKVLLDELDYLNQKGIKIGKLVISSNAHIIMPYHRVLDGLEEEARGDHKIGTTKRGIGPAYMDKASRIGIRIIDLMDNDEFAEKLRRNLVEKNNLFVKVYGKEALEFDEIYETYLGYAEKIRSMVADSSLIIDNSIKAGEKVLFEGAQGTLLDIDHGTYPFVTSSHPIAGGACIGAGVGPTRINKVIGVIKAYTTRVGEGPFPTELLDETGEEMRKNGHEFGTTTGRARRCGWFDAVIARYAARVSGISDFAVTKLDVLTGFEKLKICVGYRVGDEVLMEFPQSQKLFKECQPVYEEMPGWQEDITHVRRFEDLPQTAQDYIRRIEELSGVPATLVAVGPGREQTIIRGEIF, encoded by the coding sequence ATGGCTGCTGTTGTACTGATCGGTTCTCAATGGGGGGACGAGGGAAAAGGCAAAATAACGGATTTCCTAGCCGAAAAAGCAAATGTGGTTGTAAGGTATCAAGGGGGAAATAATGCAGGGCATACGGTGGTTGCAAATGGAGAAGAGTTTAAACTTCACCTTATACCTTCCGGAATTCTTTATGCCGATAAAACTTGCGTCATCGGCAACGGTGTAGTAATTGATCCCAAGGTGCTCCTGGATGAGTTGGATTACCTTAATCAGAAAGGTATTAAAATTGGTAAACTCGTGATTAGCAGCAATGCTCATATCATCATGCCTTATCATAGGGTTTTAGATGGCTTAGAGGAAGAAGCCCGCGGCGATCATAAAATTGGTACGACAAAGCGAGGGATCGGCCCTGCTTATATGGATAAGGCATCGAGAATCGGAATTCGCATCATTGACCTTATGGATAATGATGAGTTTGCCGAGAAACTTCGCCGTAATTTAGTAGAAAAAAATAATTTATTTGTTAAAGTCTATGGTAAAGAAGCACTGGAATTTGATGAAATTTATGAGACATATTTGGGATATGCCGAGAAAATCCGTTCAATGGTCGCGGATAGCTCCCTAATCATTGATAATAGCATTAAAGCAGGAGAGAAAGTTCTCTTTGAGGGTGCTCAGGGAACACTGCTGGATATTGATCACGGCACATATCCCTTTGTAACATCTTCTCATCCAATTGCCGGAGGGGCTTGTATTGGTGCTGGGGTCGGTCCAACTCGCATTAATAAAGTAATTGGAGTCATCAAAGCTTATACAACTCGAGTCGGGGAAGGCCCATTCCCCACAGAGTTATTAGATGAAACCGGCGAAGAAATGCGGAAGAATGGACATGAGTTCGGTACTACAACAGGTCGTGCTCGCCGTTGTGGTTGGTTTGATGCCGTTATAGCCCGCTATGCAGCTCGTGTCAGCGGAATATCAGATTTTGCAGTGACAAAACTGGATGTTCTCACAGGCTTTGAGAAGCTTAAAATATGTGTTGGGTATCGTGTAGGGGATGAAGTTCTTATGGAGTTTCCTCAGAGCCAAAAATTATTCAAGGAATGCCAACCCGTCTATGAAGAAATGCCAGGTTGGCAAGAAGATATCACTCATGTTCGCCGTTTCGAGGATCTGCCTCAAACAGCGCAGGATTATATTCGACGGATTGAAGAATTGTCTGGTGTTCCTGCTACCTTAGTAGCAGTTGGCCCAGGCCGGGAACAAACCATTATTCGCGGAGAGATTTTCTAA
- the purB gene encoding adenylosuccinate lyase — MGKLWQDGYEYERWLEVELAVAEVMAKRGEIPPEAMQEIRAKAKVNPKRVLEIEAVVRHDLIAFLQAVVEEIGEAGKYLHLGLTSSDVKDTGLSLVLRDSGRLLKEDLKDLRDALAKRAVESKYTVMVGRTHGIHAEPLTFGLKLALWIAEVDRQIERLDQAIRSVSAGKISGAVGTYANVSPEVEEAVCHYLGLETALVSNQILQRDRHAHFVTVLALIGGSIEKIATEIRNLQRTDILEVEEPFAKGQKGSSAMPHKRNPIVSEQVAGMSRLLRGNALAAMENMALWHERDMTHSSVERVILPDSCILLDHMLRQMTKVISGLTIRADHMKRNLQKTYGLTSSQRVLLALVEHGCMREEAYAWVQQNAFQAWEQGLDFIDVVSADERVRKFLTKEEIQSLFDLNYHLQHVDDIFKRLKLEE; from the coding sequence ATGGGAAAGTTATGGCAGGACGGATATGAATATGAGCGTTGGCTAGAGGTTGAATTAGCTGTGGCAGAGGTTATGGCCAAGCGTGGGGAGATACCGCCAGAGGCCATGCAAGAAATTCGAGCCAAGGCTAAAGTCAATCCTAAGCGAGTGTTGGAAATTGAGGCAGTCGTGCGCCATGATCTGATTGCATTTTTGCAAGCTGTTGTAGAGGAGATTGGAGAAGCGGGAAAGTACCTGCATCTTGGTTTGACCTCCTCAGATGTGAAAGACACAGGCTTAAGTCTTGTCTTAAGAGATTCCGGACGTCTCCTTAAAGAAGACCTTAAGGATCTGAGAGATGCTTTAGCAAAGCGGGCAGTTGAGAGCAAATATACTGTGATGGTGGGGCGAACTCATGGTATTCATGCTGAGCCTTTAACCTTTGGCTTAAAATTAGCCCTATGGATTGCCGAGGTCGACCGGCAAATAGAGCGGCTTGATCAGGCAATCCGCTCCGTTAGCGCAGGCAAGATATCAGGAGCTGTAGGAACTTATGCCAATGTTTCTCCTGAGGTAGAAGAGGCAGTGTGTCATTATCTCGGTTTAGAGACGGCCTTGGTAAGCAACCAAATATTACAGAGGGACAGGCATGCTCACTTTGTCACAGTTCTTGCCTTAATCGGCGGTTCCATAGAAAAAATAGCCACTGAAATCCGCAATTTGCAGCGTACGGATATCCTTGAAGTTGAAGAACCTTTTGCCAAAGGTCAAAAAGGTTCCTCTGCTATGCCTCATAAGCGGAACCCGATTGTTTCCGAACAGGTGGCGGGAATGTCCAGGCTTCTCCGGGGCAATGCCCTGGCGGCTATGGAGAACATGGCTCTTTGGCATGAGCGGGATATGACCCATTCTTCCGTAGAACGGGTGATTCTTCCTGACAGTTGTATCCTCTTGGATCATATGCTTCGCCAGATGACGAAAGTGATCTCGGGCCTGACGATTCGCGCAGACCACATGAAGCGCAATTTGCAGAAAACCTATGGGCTGACTTCTTCACAACGGGTTCTTTTGGCCCTGGTTGAGCATGGCTGCATGAGGGAAGAGGCCTATGCCTGGGTACAGCAAAATGCCTTCCAGGCCTGGGAGCAAGGTCTGGACTTTATCGATGTCGTTTCGGCAGATGAGCGGGTACGTAAATTTTTGACGAAGGAAGAGATTCAAAGTTTATTCGATTTAAACTATCACCTACAGCATGTGGATGATATATTTAAACGTCTGAAGTTAGAAGAATAG
- a CDS encoding NAD(P)/FAD-dependent oxidoreductase, whose amino-acid sequence MKHNVDVLIIGAGPAGIFTALELTKHNKDLKILIVDSGRSIEKRKCPARVSGVCSGCNPCAITRGWSGAGAFSDGKLSLSPAVGGRLVEYMKVEQAQELIDYADGIYRQFGAQETVYGLDNRRVEEIEYEASRHNISLIHCPVRHLGTELAYDVLKGMYEHLMQKTNTIFWELAEVKNILADSEGVLGASIQRRSEQELDEVYARYVVAAPGRGGANWLADQTIRLGVETENNEVDIGVRVEVPNSILDHLTRELYEPKLVYYSDTYDLKTRSFCVNPGGVVSEEHYDGDIAVVNGHSYADLTKKTKNTNFALLVSTRFTEPFNQPIEYGRYIARLANMLTGGGVMVQRLGDLLQGRRTTEGRLRQSTTIPTLLSAIPGDLSYVLPERYLTSLIETLKAFDKIAPGMYSKNTLLYGVEVKFYSSKVKVKSNFETSIPRLYTIGDGAGITRGLMQASATGIVVARDIEPKV is encoded by the coding sequence TTGAAGCATAATGTTGATGTCTTAATTATAGGAGCCGGGCCGGCTGGAATCTTCACAGCTTTAGAGCTGACGAAGCATAATAAAGATCTGAAAATTCTAATTGTTGACAGTGGTCGAAGCATAGAAAAACGAAAATGTCCTGCCCGGGTTTCCGGAGTTTGCAGTGGCTGTAATCCTTGTGCGATCACCAGAGGATGGTCTGGGGCTGGGGCATTTAGTGATGGTAAGTTGTCTTTGAGTCCTGCTGTGGGCGGACGTTTAGTGGAATATATGAAAGTTGAACAAGCTCAAGAGTTGATTGACTATGCCGACGGGATTTATCGACAGTTCGGTGCACAAGAAACGGTCTATGGATTAGATAATCGCCGGGTAGAAGAAATTGAATATGAAGCATCTCGCCACAACATCTCCCTGATCCATTGCCCTGTACGGCACTTAGGCACTGAGCTGGCTTATGATGTGCTAAAAGGCATGTATGAACATCTCATGCAAAAGACTAATACGATTTTTTGGGAATTGGCTGAAGTAAAAAATATTTTAGCTGATTCCGAAGGCGTTTTGGGCGCTAGCATTCAGCGTCGCAGTGAACAAGAGTTGGATGAAGTGTATGCTCGTTATGTCGTAGCAGCCCCAGGCAGAGGGGGAGCCAATTGGTTAGCTGATCAGACAATTCGTCTAGGTGTGGAAACGGAAAACAATGAAGTCGATATCGGAGTACGGGTGGAAGTTCCCAATTCTATACTTGATCATTTGACACGTGAGTTATACGAACCAAAATTAGTGTATTATTCCGATACCTATGATCTGAAGACAAGGAGTTTTTGTGTCAATCCCGGAGGTGTGGTATCCGAGGAGCATTACGATGGGGATATTGCCGTGGTAAATGGTCATAGCTATGCTGATCTTACGAAAAAGACAAAGAATACAAACTTTGCCTTATTAGTATCAACTCGCTTTACCGAGCCCTTTAATCAGCCTATTGAATACGGACGATATATTGCTCGCTTAGCCAATATGTTGACTGGCGGGGGGGTCATGGTTCAGCGTCTAGGAGACCTTTTGCAGGGAAGGCGAACGACGGAAGGCCGTTTAAGACAATCCACCACAATTCCAACCCTTTTGTCTGCCATTCCAGGAGATCTTAGTTACGTACTTCCTGAGCGATATCTGACCTCACTCATTGAGACTCTCAAAGCTTTTGATAAAATTGCGCCGGGTATGTACTCAAAAAACACCTTATTGTACGGAGTCGAGGTTAAATTCTATTCTTCCAAAGTCAAAGTAAAGTCCAACTTTGAAACATCCATTCCCAGACTTTACACAATTGGTGATGGAGCAGGAATTACTCGCGGCTTGATGCAGGCTTCGGCAACGGGGATTGTTGTGGCCAGAGATATTGAGCCCAAGGTCTAA
- the dnaB gene encoding replicative DNA helicase, whose product MELIKVPPQNLEAEQAVLGAMMLEPEAGSSVFEILQPDDFYRDNHRLIFSAIQDLSEKGNPVDLVSVAEVLRRQGRLEQVGGIATISEIARSVPSAANVEYYARLVSEKALLRQLIRATSSIMERGYEPGEEAHSLLEEAEKLILDLSRQRVKEGFTAIRDVLLDTFEKIEYLYANKGNLTGVPTFFTELDRMTSGWQPSDLVIIAARPSMGKTAMVLNMAQNASVRAKVPVGIFSLEMSKEQLVQRMLCGEAMVDQQRVRTGELLDSDWPKLTRAVGPLSDAPIFIDDTVGISLAELRSKARRLKTEHNLGMIVIDYLQLLSVGKKSESRQQEVAQISRSLKGIARELKVPVIALSQLNRGVEQRQDKRPIMSDLLESGAIEADADVISFIYRDEYYHPESEKKGIAELIIAKHRNGPVGTVELGFLKEFTKFVNLDRQHQSL is encoded by the coding sequence ATGGAACTCATCAAAGTTCCACCACAGAATTTAGAGGCAGAACAGGCAGTCTTAGGGGCAATGATGCTTGAGCCTGAGGCTGGAAGTTCTGTCTTTGAAATACTGCAGCCGGATGATTTTTATCGAGATAATCACCGTCTGATTTTTTCTGCAATTCAAGATCTCTCTGAAAAGGGAAATCCTGTAGATTTAGTCAGTGTTGCAGAAGTGCTGCGCCGCCAAGGTCGTTTAGAACAAGTGGGGGGAATAGCAACCATCTCAGAAATTGCTCGTTCTGTCCCTTCTGCGGCGAATGTTGAATATTATGCAAGACTTGTTTCAGAAAAAGCCTTGCTGCGCCAGCTGATCCGAGCTACAAGCAGTATTATGGAACGGGGATATGAACCGGGAGAAGAAGCGCATAGCCTTTTGGAAGAAGCAGAAAAATTAATTCTGGATCTTTCCCGTCAGAGAGTCAAAGAAGGCTTTACGGCAATTCGCGACGTTCTTTTAGATACCTTTGAAAAAATTGAGTACCTGTATGCCAATAAAGGGAATTTGACAGGTGTCCCAACCTTCTTTACCGAACTGGATCGAATGACTTCCGGATGGCAGCCCTCTGATTTGGTAATTATTGCGGCTCGTCCTTCTATGGGAAAAACGGCTATGGTTTTAAATATGGCTCAAAATGCTTCAGTTCGAGCTAAAGTTCCTGTTGGAATTTTTAGCTTGGAGATGTCTAAGGAACAATTAGTTCAGCGTATGCTCTGTGGAGAAGCGATGGTTGATCAGCAACGTGTTAGAACCGGAGAATTGCTGGATTCAGACTGGCCGAAATTAACACGGGCGGTGGGACCATTGTCAGATGCGCCAATCTTTATTGATGACACAGTCGGGATTTCTTTAGCCGAGCTTCGTTCAAAAGCCCGGCGCTTAAAAACAGAACATAATTTAGGAATGATTGTCATCGATTACCTTCAGCTTTTGTCTGTCGGCAAAAAATCCGAAAGCCGACAACAGGAGGTTGCTCAAATTTCCAGATCTCTTAAAGGAATCGCCCGTGAACTGAAAGTACCGGTTATTGCTTTGTCCCAGCTTAATCGAGGGGTTGAGCAACGCCAGGATAAAAGGCCGATTATGTCGGATTTATTAGAATCAGGAGCAATCGAAGCAGATGCTGACGTAATTTCTTTTATTTATCGTGATGAGTATTATCATCCTGAGTCGGAGAAAAAAGGAATAGCAGAACTGATTATTGCCAAACACCGCAATGGCCCCGTAGGCACCGTTGAATTGGGATTTCTTAAAGAGTTCACTAAGTTTGTAAACCTTGATCGACAGCATCAGTCCCTATGA